In Luteimonas sp. MC1750, the following proteins share a genomic window:
- a CDS encoding NADH-quinone oxidoreductase subunit D, whose product MSIRPPSELLASSPAEARQEIRNYTLNFGPQHPAAHGVLRLILEMDGEVVQRADPHVGLLHRGTEKLAESKPFNQSIGYMDRLDYVSMMCNEHAYVLAIETLLGIEAPERAQWIRTMFDEITRVLNHLMWIGSNGLDLGAMAVMLYSFREREELMDVYEAVSGARMHAAYYRPGGVYRDLPARMPQYRESPWRKGNKLKRFNEWREGSMLDFLDAFTRDFPSRIDEYETLLTENRIWKQRTVGVGVIPPEQAMAWGMSGVMLRGSGIEWDLRKKQPYARYDQVDFRIPVGTNGDCYDRYLVRVAEMRESNRIIAQCVAWLRANPGLVMVDNFKVAPPSREEMKDDMEALIHHFKLFSEGYCVPAGETYQAVEAPKGEFGCYLVSDGANKPFRVHLRAPGFAHLSSMDTVVKGHMLSDVVAMVGTYDLVFGEVDR is encoded by the coding sequence GTGAGCATCCGCCCCCCCAGCGAGCTGCTGGCCAGCAGCCCGGCCGAGGCCCGCCAGGAAATCCGCAACTACACGCTGAACTTCGGTCCCCAGCATCCGGCCGCGCACGGCGTGCTGCGCCTGATCCTGGAGATGGACGGCGAGGTGGTGCAGCGTGCCGACCCGCACGTGGGCCTGCTCCACCGCGGCACCGAGAAGCTGGCCGAGTCCAAGCCGTTCAACCAGTCGATCGGCTACATGGACCGCCTCGACTACGTGTCGATGATGTGCAACGAGCACGCCTACGTCCTGGCCATCGAGACCCTGCTGGGGATCGAGGCGCCGGAGCGTGCGCAGTGGATCCGCACGATGTTCGACGAGATCACGCGGGTGCTGAACCACCTGATGTGGATCGGTTCCAACGGCCTCGACCTCGGCGCGATGGCGGTGATGCTGTACTCGTTCCGCGAGCGCGAGGAGCTGATGGACGTCTACGAGGCGGTCAGCGGCGCGCGCATGCACGCAGCCTACTACCGTCCCGGTGGCGTCTATCGCGACCTGCCCGCGCGCATGCCGCAGTACCGCGAGTCGCCGTGGCGCAAGGGCAACAAGCTCAAGCGTTTCAACGAATGGCGCGAAGGGTCGATGCTCGACTTCCTGGACGCCTTCACCCGGGACTTCCCGTCGCGCATCGACGAGTACGAGACGCTTCTCACCGAGAACCGCATCTGGAAGCAGCGCACCGTCGGCGTGGGCGTCATCCCGCCGGAGCAGGCGATGGCCTGGGGCATGTCGGGCGTGATGCTGCGCGGCTCGGGCATCGAGTGGGACCTGCGCAAGAAGCAGCCGTATGCGCGCTACGACCAGGTCGATTTCCGGATCCCGGTTGGCACCAACGGCGACTGCTACGACCGCTACCTGGTGCGCGTGGCCGAGATGCGCGAATCCAACCGGATCATCGCCCAGTGCGTGGCGTGGCTGCGTGCCAACCCCGGCCTGGTGATGGTCGACAACTTCAAGGTCGCGCCTCCCTCCCGCGAGGAGATGAAGGACGACATGGAAGCCCTGATCCACCACTTCAAGCTGTTCTCCGAGGGCTACTGCGTGCCCGCGGGCGAGACCTACCAGGCCGTCGAGGCGCCCAAGGGCGAGTTCGGCTGCTACTTGGTCTCCGACGGGGCCAACAAGCCCTTCCGCGTGCACCTGCGCGCGCCCGGCTTCGCGCACCTGTCTTCGATGGACACGGTGGTGAAGGGGCACATGCTGTCCGACGTCGTGGCGATGGTCGGCACCTATGACCTCGTGTTCGGAGAAGTGGACCGATGA
- a CDS encoding NADH-quinone oxidoreductase subunit C produces MSESATAFAARLRARFPQAFVDVTLPRGEVGIVLAASEWRASCEALRDEFGFEVLVDLCGVDHLGYGTDEWDTNTSSEGFSRGVEGRGPGRFRYGEAFTQQLDRPDGEGAIPLPENRFSVVVQLLSIANNRRLRVTCFAPDDALPVVDSLCDVWAGVNWFEREAFDLFGIVFPGHPDLRRLLTDYGFIGHPFRKDFPLIGNVEVRYDQEKQRVVYEPVTSVEPRVLVPRVIRDDARYATTAGEDRDLKVGTVRGHAAAGDTK; encoded by the coding sequence ATGTCTGAGTCCGCGACCGCGTTCGCCGCGCGCCTGCGCGCGCGCTTCCCGCAGGCCTTCGTCGACGTCACGCTGCCGCGTGGCGAGGTCGGCATCGTGCTGGCGGCGTCGGAATGGCGCGCGTCGTGCGAGGCCCTGCGCGACGAGTTCGGCTTCGAGGTCCTGGTGGACCTGTGCGGCGTCGACCATCTTGGCTATGGCACCGACGAGTGGGACACCAACACCTCGTCCGAGGGCTTCAGCCGTGGCGTCGAGGGTCGTGGTCCGGGCCGATTCCGCTATGGCGAGGCCTTCACCCAGCAGCTCGACCGGCCTGACGGCGAGGGCGCGATCCCGCTGCCCGAGAACCGCTTCTCGGTGGTGGTGCAGCTGCTGTCGATCGCCAACAACCGCCGCCTGCGCGTGACCTGCTTCGCGCCCGACGACGCGCTGCCGGTAGTGGATTCGCTGTGCGACGTCTGGGCCGGCGTGAACTGGTTCGAGCGCGAGGCCTTCGACCTGTTCGGCATCGTGTTCCCGGGGCATCCGGACCTGCGCCGCCTGCTGACCGACTACGGCTTCATCGGCCATCCGTTCCGCAAGGACTTCCCGCTGATCGGCAACGTCGAAGTGCGTTACGACCAGGAGAAGCAGCGCGTGGTGTACGAGCCGGTGACCTCGGTGGAGCCGCGCGTGCTGGTGCCGCGCGTGATCCGCGACGATGCCCGCTACGCGACCACGGCCGGCGAAGACCGCGACCTCAAGGTCGGGACGGTGCGCGGCCACGCCGCCGCAGGAGACACCAAGTGA
- a CDS encoding NADH-quinone oxidoreductase subunit B gives MGVIQAARSLADAASNPLPEGRVDDILRPEGDNPLLEQGFVTTSSDILLNWARTGSMWPVTFGLACCAVEMMHAGAARMDLDRYGVVFRPSPRQSDVMIVAGTLVNKMAPALRRVYDQMPNPKWVISMGSCANGGGYYHYSYAVVRGCDRVVPVDIYVPGCPPTAEALVHGILQLQRKIRRSSNFGDEKTGQRNV, from the coding sequence ATGGGAGTGATCCAGGCTGCGCGCAGCCTTGCGGATGCCGCGAGCAATCCGCTGCCCGAGGGCCGCGTCGACGACATCCTGCGGCCGGAGGGCGACAACCCCCTGCTGGAGCAGGGTTTCGTCACCACGAGCTCGGACATCCTGCTCAACTGGGCACGCACGGGTTCGATGTGGCCGGTGACCTTCGGCCTGGCCTGCTGCGCGGTGGAGATGATGCACGCGGGTGCCGCGCGCATGGATCTCGACCGCTACGGCGTGGTGTTCCGTCCATCGCCGCGCCAGTCCGACGTGATGATCGTGGCCGGCACCCTGGTCAACAAGATGGCGCCGGCGCTGCGCCGCGTCTACGACCAGATGCCCAACCCGAAGTGGGTCATCTCGATGGGCAGCTGCGCGAACGGCGGCGGCTACTACCACTATTCGTATGCGGTGGTGCGCGGCTGCGACCGCGTGGTGCCGGTCGACATCTACGTGCCGGGCTGCCCGCCGACGGCCGAGGCGCTGGTGCACGGCATCCTGCAGCTGCAGCGCAAGATCCGCCGCTCGAGCAACTTCGGCGACGAGAAGACGGGGCAGCGCAATGTCTGA
- the ndhC gene encoding NADH-quinone oxidoreductase subunit A, with translation MLAEYLPTLLFLFVATGIGVALILVGNALGPKFEFADKYTAFECGFPAFEDSRMQFDIRYYLIAIQFIVFDLEIIFIVPWATVFRELGVLGLIEMGIFVGMLLIGFIYVWKKGALEWE, from the coding sequence GTGCTGGCCGAATACCTGCCGACCCTGTTGTTTCTTTTCGTCGCCACTGGAATCGGCGTCGCCCTGATCCTCGTCGGCAATGCGCTCGGACCGAAGTTCGAGTTCGCCGACAAGTACACCGCCTTCGAATGCGGCTTCCCCGCGTTCGAGGACTCGCGGATGCAGTTCGACATCCGCTACTACCTGATCGCGATCCAGTTCATCGTCTTCGACCTGGAAATCATCTTCATCGTGCCCTGGGCGACCGTGTTCCGTGAGCTCGGCGTGCTCGGCCTGATCGAGATGGGCATCTTCGTCGGCATGCTGCTGATCGGTTTCATCTACGTGTGGAAGAAGGGAGCGCTCGAATGGGAGTGA
- the secG gene encoding preprotein translocase subunit SecG gives MLQLILNIVFVLVAISMIALILMQRGAGAQAGSGFGGGASATVFGARGASSFLTKSTKWLAIVFFALTLFMAWQATNMARQSGPAAVDLGVMSEVPAAPAAPAADTAVPSAPQAAPIVPDATVPAVPEDQPPAASPPSQGETGREVPQGG, from the coding sequence ATGCTGCAGCTCATCCTCAACATCGTCTTCGTGCTCGTCGCCATCTCGATGATCGCGCTGATCCTGATGCAGCGCGGCGCGGGCGCCCAGGCCGGTTCCGGCTTCGGCGGCGGCGCCTCGGCCACCGTGTTCGGTGCGCGTGGTGCCTCCAGCTTCCTGACCAAGTCCACCAAGTGGCTTGCGATCGTGTTCTTCGCGCTGACCCTGTTCATGGCCTGGCAGGCCACGAACATGGCCCGCCAGTCCGGTCCGGCCGCGGTCGACCTGGGCGTGATGTCCGAAGTGCCGGCGGCTCCCGCGGCCCCGGCTGCCGATACCGCGGTTCCCTCGGCGCCGCAAGCCGCGCCGATCGTCCCCGACGCCACGGTCCCGGCCGTGCCGGAGGACCAGCCGCCCGCCGCATCGCCCCCCTCGCAGGGGGAAACGGGACGGGAAGTCCCGCAGGGCGGCTGA
- the tpiA gene encoding triose-phosphate isomerase yields the protein MRTRIVAGNWKLNGNRSSAADLLQQMAAGLPADGVEVVVLPPATLLAGLVEAWGARGIAFGGQDVSEHGEGAYTGEVSAAMLADAGARFALVGHSERRQYHREDSDLVARKFAAALAAGLRPILCVGESKDEREGGTTEAVIASQLRPVLDLVGAEGLASAVVAYEPVWAIGTGLTASPQQAQDVHAFIRSEVAARSAKIGNSLPILYGGSVKPANAAELFTQPDVDGGLIGGASLVATDFMAIVAAAVR from the coding sequence ATGCGCACTCGCATCGTCGCCGGCAACTGGAAGCTCAACGGCAACCGCAGCTCCGCCGCGGACCTGCTGCAGCAGATGGCGGCAGGCCTGCCGGCCGATGGCGTCGAGGTCGTGGTGCTGCCGCCAGCCACGCTGCTGGCGGGCCTGGTCGAGGCCTGGGGCGCGCGGGGCATCGCCTTCGGCGGCCAGGACGTGAGTGAGCACGGCGAAGGCGCCTACACCGGCGAGGTGTCGGCCGCGATGCTGGCCGACGCCGGCGCGCGCTTCGCGCTCGTGGGGCACTCGGAGCGCCGCCAGTACCACCGCGAGGACAGCGATCTCGTCGCGCGCAAGTTTGCCGCGGCGCTCGCCGCCGGCCTGCGTCCGATCCTGTGCGTTGGCGAGTCGAAGGACGAGCGCGAGGGCGGCACCACCGAGGCGGTGATCGCCTCCCAGCTGCGCCCGGTCCTGGACCTGGTCGGTGCCGAAGGCCTGGCCAGCGCCGTCGTGGCCTACGAGCCGGTCTGGGCGATCGGCACAGGCCTGACCGCCAGCCCGCAGCAGGCCCAGGACGTGCACGCGTTCATCCGTAGCGAGGTCGCGGCAAGGAGTGCTAAGATTGGAAATTCACTGCCGATCCTCTACGGCGGCAGTGTGAAGCCCGCCAACGCCGCCGAGCTGTTCACCCAGCCCGACGTCGACGGAGGCCTGATCGGCGGTGCATCGCTGGTGGCCACGGACTTCATGGCCATCGTGGCCGCGGCGGTCCGCTGA
- a CDS encoding isopenicillin N synthase family oxygenase, with amino-acid sequence MAPRIPTLDIRRFTHPASPSDREAFVADLGAAYREWGFAGIRNHGIPQPLIDGAYAAFKAFFALPEETKKTYHVPGGGGARGYTPFGVETAKDSKHFDLKEFWHIGREIPDDSKYRDVMPPNLWPDEVPEFREKGYALYEALDQLGSQVLRALALHIDLPENYFADKTDHGNSILRPIHYPPITADDIPNVRAGAHGDINFITLLVGASAAGLEVQSREGEWVPFTSDADTIVVNIGDMLQRLTNHVYPSTIHRVVNPPGELARQPRYSVPFFLHPNPDFLIDVLPSCVTADNPSRYPEPITAHGYLEERLREIKLA; translated from the coding sequence ATGGCCCCCCGCATCCCGACCCTCGACATCCGCCGCTTCACCCATCCCGCCAGCCCCTCGGATCGCGAAGCCTTTGTCGCCGACCTCGGCGCGGCCTACCGCGAGTGGGGCTTCGCCGGCATCCGCAACCACGGCATCCCGCAGCCGCTGATCGACGGGGCCTACGCCGCCTTCAAGGCCTTCTTCGCGCTGCCGGAAGAAACCAAGAAGACGTACCACGTGCCCGGCGGTGGCGGTGCCCGCGGCTACACGCCGTTCGGCGTGGAGACGGCCAAGGATTCGAAGCACTTCGACCTGAAGGAGTTCTGGCACATCGGCCGCGAGATCCCGGACGATTCGAAGTACCGGGACGTGATGCCGCCGAACCTGTGGCCGGACGAGGTCCCGGAATTCCGCGAAAAGGGCTATGCGCTGTACGAGGCGCTCGACCAGCTCGGTTCGCAGGTGCTGCGCGCGCTGGCGCTGCACATCGACCTGCCCGAGAACTACTTCGCGGACAAGACCGACCACGGCAACTCGATCCTGCGGCCGATCCACTATCCGCCGATCACCGCCGACGACATCCCGAACGTGCGGGCCGGCGCGCACGGTGACATCAACTTCATCACGCTGCTGGTCGGCGCCAGCGCGGCCGGCCTCGAGGTGCAGTCGCGCGAGGGCGAGTGGGTGCCGTTCACTTCGGACGCCGACACCATCGTGGTCAACATCGGCGACATGCTGCAGCGCCTGACCAACCATGTGTATCCGTCGACGATCCACCGCGTGGTCAATCCGCCGGGCGAGCTGGCGCGCCAGCCGCGCTACTCGGTGCCGTTCTTCCTGCACCCGAACCCGGACTTCCTGATCGACGTGCTGCCGTCCTGCGTGACCGCGGACAATCCGAGCCGTTACCCGGAACCGATCACGGCGCATGGCTACCTCGAGGAGCGCCTGCGCGAGATCAAGCTCGCCTGA
- the glmM gene encoding phosphoglucosamine mutase — translation MSAGKRRWFGTDGIRGRVGEGPISADFMLRLGNAYGHALTARVREGDEWRKPLVIIGKDTRISNYMFEAALEAGLVAAGVDVQLMGPMPTPAVAHLTHSMRADGGIVISASHNPHHDNGIKFFTAEGEKLDDATELAIEAALDQPFSTVASDRLGKAVRTRDAVGRYVEACKGSVPRSFDLDGMRIVVDCAHGATYQIGPMVLRELGARVDAIGVDPNGTNINDGVGSTHPEGLAERVRATGAELGIAFDGDGDRVMFVDGEGVVRDGDDLVYLLACDWQESGRLRGPVAGTLMTNFSLEQALSARGIGFMRTKVGDRYVHQALVEHGGILGGEASGHLLCLDRATTGDGIVSALQVLEVLHRRGTSLADALRDLRKVPQRTVNVRVANGARPAEAGSVQAALAEAQRAVEGRGRAFLRPSGTEPVVRVTVEADDEALVASTLERLAAAVQAAT, via the coding sequence ATGAGCGCCGGCAAGCGGCGCTGGTTCGGCACCGACGGCATCCGCGGCCGGGTGGGCGAGGGCCCGATCTCGGCCGACTTCATGCTGCGCCTGGGCAATGCCTATGGCCACGCGCTCACCGCGCGGGTGCGCGAAGGCGACGAGTGGCGCAAGCCGCTGGTCATCATCGGCAAGGACACGCGCATCTCGAACTACATGTTCGAGGCGGCGCTGGAGGCCGGGCTGGTCGCGGCCGGCGTCGACGTGCAGCTGATGGGGCCGATGCCGACCCCGGCGGTCGCGCACCTGACGCATTCGATGCGCGCCGACGGCGGCATCGTGATTTCCGCCTCGCACAACCCGCACCACGACAACGGCATCAAGTTCTTCACCGCCGAAGGCGAGAAGCTCGACGACGCCACCGAACTCGCGATCGAGGCCGCGCTGGACCAGCCGTTCTCGACCGTCGCGTCCGACCGCCTGGGCAAGGCGGTGCGCACGCGCGACGCCGTGGGCCGCTACGTCGAGGCCTGCAAGGGCTCGGTGCCGCGCAGCTTCGACCTGGACGGCATGCGCATCGTCGTCGACTGCGCCCATGGCGCCACCTACCAGATCGGACCGATGGTGCTGCGCGAGCTCGGTGCACGCGTGGACGCGATCGGCGTCGATCCCAACGGCACCAACATCAACGACGGCGTGGGCTCCACCCATCCGGAAGGCCTGGCCGAGCGCGTGCGCGCGACCGGCGCCGAGCTCGGCATCGCCTTCGACGGCGACGGCGACCGGGTGATGTTCGTCGACGGCGAAGGCGTGGTGCGCGACGGCGACGACCTGGTCTACCTGCTGGCCTGCGACTGGCAGGAAAGCGGGCGGCTGCGGGGTCCCGTGGCCGGCACGCTGATGACCAACTTCTCGCTCGAGCAGGCGCTGTCCGCGCGCGGCATCGGCTTCATGCGCACGAAAGTGGGCGACCGCTACGTGCACCAGGCCCTGGTCGAACACGGCGGCATCCTCGGCGGCGAGGCCTCGGGGCATCTGCTGTGCCTGGACCGCGCCACCACCGGCGACGGCATCGTCAGCGCGCTGCAGGTGCTGGAAGTGCTGCACCGTCGCGGCACGTCGCTGGCCGACGCCCTGCGCGACCTGCGCAAGGTGCCGCAACGCACGGTCAACGTGCGCGTGGCCAATGGCGCTCGGCCTGCGGAGGCGGGCAGCGTGCAGGCGGCGCTGGCCGAGGCCCAGCGGGCCGTCGAAGGGCGGGGCAGAGCCTTCCTGCGCCCGTCCGGCACCGAGCCCGTGGTGCGCGTCACGGTCGAGGCCGACGACGAAGCGTTGGTCGCGTCCACCCTGGAGCGGCTGGCCGCCGCGGTCCAGGCCGCCACCTGA
- the accD gene encoding acetyl-CoA carboxylase, carboxyltransferase subunit beta, whose protein sequence is MSWLKKVMPARIRTEGSPARKRSVPEGLWEKCDSCGAVLYRPELEENLEVCPKCAHHMPIRARARLAAFLDAGSGVEIGARLGPTDVLRFRDQKKYSDRIKAAQKSTGERDALIAMEGRLKGSPIVAAAFDFAYMGGSMGSVVGERFTLGAERALEIGSPFVNFSASGGARMQESLFSLMQMAKTSAALGRLRAAGLPYISVMTHPTTGGVSASFAMLGDINLAEPRALIGFAGPRVIEQTVRETLPEGFQRSEFLVEHGAIDQICDRRELRARIASLLAMLMRQPAPPADEAAA, encoded by the coding sequence ATGTCCTGGCTCAAGAAAGTCATGCCCGCCCGCATCCGCACCGAGGGCAGTCCCGCACGCAAGCGCAGCGTGCCCGAGGGACTGTGGGAGAAGTGCGACAGCTGCGGCGCGGTGCTCTACCGCCCCGAGCTCGAGGAGAACCTCGAGGTCTGCCCCAAGTGCGCGCACCACATGCCGATCCGCGCCCGCGCGCGGCTGGCGGCCTTCCTGGACGCCGGCAGCGGCGTGGAGATCGGCGCGCGCCTGGGGCCGACCGACGTCCTGCGCTTCCGCGACCAGAAGAAGTACTCCGACCGCATCAAGGCGGCGCAGAAGTCCACCGGCGAGCGCGACGCGCTGATCGCGATGGAAGGGCGCCTCAAGGGCAGCCCGATCGTCGCGGCCGCCTTCGACTTCGCCTACATGGGCGGCTCGATGGGTTCGGTGGTCGGTGAGCGCTTCACCCTGGGCGCCGAACGCGCGCTGGAGATCGGTTCGCCCTTCGTCAACTTCTCCGCCAGCGGTGGCGCGCGCATGCAGGAGAGCCTGTTCTCGCTGATGCAGATGGCCAAGACCTCGGCCGCGCTCGGCCGCCTGCGCGCGGCCGGACTGCCCTACATCTCGGTGATGACGCATCCGACCACCGGCGGCGTCTCCGCCTCGTTCGCGATGCTGGGCGACATCAACCTCGCCGAGCCGAGGGCGCTGATCGGCTTCGCCGGCCCGCGGGTGATCGAACAGACCGTGCGCGAGACCCTGCCCGAAGGCTTCCAGCGCTCGGAGTTCCTGGTCGAGCACGGGGCCATCGACCAGATCTGCGACCGGCGCGAGCTGCGCGCGCGCATCGCCAGCCTGCTGGCCATGCTGATGCGCCAGCCGGCGCCGCCGGCCGACGAGGCCGCGGCATGA
- the trpA gene encoding tryptophan synthase subunit alpha has product MSAAVSPRIARRFDALRAAGRKALVPFITAGDPGLEDTVPVMHAMVDAGADAIELGVPFSDPMADGPTIQRSSERAIARGAGMAWVLERVREFRERDDHTPVTLMGYLNPIEIRGAAAFAAAASTAGVDGVLLVDLPPEETPEFREAFSAQGIALVLLASPTTDEARMGMLCDLAQGYLYYVSMAGVTGDSARLDTSAAAAHLRAIRARSPVPVVVGFGIHDAASAAAMAVDADGVVVGSALVRAMEAAGSGRAAAAAAAFLAPLREALDAGPRGAVG; this is encoded by the coding sequence ATGAGCGCGGCGGTCTCGCCGCGGATCGCGCGCCGCTTCGACGCCCTGCGCGCCGCCGGCCGCAAGGCGCTGGTGCCCTTCATCACCGCGGGCGATCCCGGGCTCGAGGACACGGTGCCGGTCATGCACGCCATGGTCGACGCCGGTGCCGATGCGATCGAACTGGGCGTGCCGTTCTCCGACCCGATGGCCGACGGCCCGACCATCCAGCGCAGCTCCGAGCGCGCCATCGCGCGCGGCGCCGGGATGGCCTGGGTGCTGGAGCGCGTGCGCGAGTTCCGCGAGCGCGACGACCACACCCCGGTCACGCTGATGGGCTACCTCAACCCGATCGAGATCCGCGGCGCAGCGGCCTTCGCCGCGGCTGCGTCGACGGCCGGCGTCGACGGCGTGCTGCTCGTCGACCTGCCGCCGGAGGAGACCCCGGAGTTCCGCGAGGCCTTTTCGGCGCAGGGAATCGCGCTGGTCCTGCTGGCCTCGCCGACGACCGACGAGGCACGCATGGGCATGCTCTGCGATCTCGCCCAGGGTTATCTGTACTACGTGAGCATGGCGGGGGTCACCGGCGATTCCGCGCGCCTGGACACCTCCGCCGCCGCCGCGCACCTGCGCGCCATCCGCGCGCGCAGCCCCGTGCCGGTGGTGGTCGGCTTCGGCATCCACGACGCCGCCAGCGCGGCCGCCATGGCCGTGGACGCCGATGGCGTCGTGGTCGGCAGCGCCCTGGTCAGGGCGATGGAGGCCGCGGGAAGCGGACGCGCCGCCGCCGCCGCGGCCGCCTTCCTGGCCCCCCTCAGGGAGGCGCTCGATGCCGGTCCCCGCGGGGCGGTGGGCTAA